A window of Littorina saxatilis isolate snail1 linkage group LG7, US_GU_Lsax_2.0, whole genome shotgun sequence contains these coding sequences:
- the LOC138971370 gene encoding transcription intermediary factor 1-beta-like, producing MAEAKAVKSFSCPVCHEDLKEPKILPCTHLVCRQCLLSTLKKKRRSGKSGCPVCQSPLFKTDTLDQDDFDLFVDELPTDHVTGVKVECQKTLTGSSICTICDNSSEAESFCFECNTKLCRSCAKVHSKLPSTSNHTVEKLISLTAEQLAVKKWIPCCSHKEKSAKLYCSDHKELVCSSCATSNHRKCDGIEKITSAAESKRQEMGEQKKRLTDKEASLSAQIEDCDSQVTEAEAKFAEMRDRVITVFSDLIKSLEDKKQKLLGEIRQKEQIFLDEKLANKKELEAVRSSAEAHVNSVDMLLSSASDQALFATYGRLNPRLNEVESAEAVTDDAATIGDVYFDEKMLSGLKKTAAVCGEVRDSRPQQDKSRLIHCYTCNAISVTEGTFQFVIEKPERGSPDLMSQPCIIRNMPW from the exons ATGGCCGAAGCCAAAGCTGTCAAGAGTTTCAGCTGCCCAGTGTGCCATGAAGATCTGAAGGAACCCAAGATTCTCCCTTGCACGCACCTGGTGTGTCGCCAGTGTCTTCTgtccacgctgaagaagaaaCGCAGAAGTGGAAAGTCTGGATGCCCAGTATGCCAGAGCCCTCTGTTCAAAACTGACACACTAGACCAGGATGACTTCGACTTGTTTGTGGACGAACTGCCAACTGATCACGTGACTGGAGTAAAAGTGGAATGCCAGAAAACTCTGACTGGCAGCAGCATTTGTACCATCTGCGACAACTCCTCTGAGGCGGAATCCTTCTGTTTTGAGTGCAATACCAAGCTATGCAGGTCTTGCGCCAAAGTCCACAGCAAGTTGCCATCAACTTCTAACCACACTGTTGAAAAACTCATTTCTTTAACAGCAGAGCAGTTAGCTGTGAAGAAATGGATCCCATGCTGCTCTCACAAAGAAAAGTCAGCAAAACTCTACTGCTCTGATCATAAAGAGCTTGTTTGTAGTTCATGTGCAACATCCAATCACAGAAAATGTGATGGCATTGAAAAGATAACCAGTGCTGCAGAAAGCAAGAGACAGGAGATGGGGgaacagaagaaaaggctgACAGATAAAGAAGCTTCCCTTTCAGCCCAG ATAGAAGACTGCGACAGTCAGGTTACAGAGGCGGAAGCAAAGTTTGCGGAGATGCGAGACAGAGTGATCACTGTTTTTTCTGATCTCATTAAAAGTCTTGAAGATAAGAAGCAAAAGCTGTTGGGTGAAATCCGCCAGAAGGAACAGATCTTCCTGGATGAGAAGTTGGCGAATAAGAAGGAACTGGAAGCGGTGAGATCTTCAGCAGaagcccatgtgaacagcgtaGACATGTTGCTTTCATCAGCATCTGATCAAGCTCTCTTTGCAACCTATGGCAGATTGAATCCTCGTTTAAATGAAGTGGAATCAGCAGAGGCAGTTACTGATGACGCCGCCACAATTGGAGATGTGTACTTTGATGAGAAAATGTTGAGCGGATTGAAGAAAACAGCTGCTGTTTGTGGTGAAGTGAGAGACTCACGGCCTCAGCAA GATAAAAGCAGACTGATACACTGCTATACGTGCA ATGCTATCAGTGTGACAGAAGGTACCTTTCAGTTTGTGATTGAGAAACCAGAGCGTGGCAGTCCTGATCTGATGAGTCAGCCATGTATCATCAGAAACATGCCATGGTAA